A genomic segment from Leptolyngbya boryana PCC 6306 encodes:
- a CDS encoding alpha-ketoacid dehydrogenase subunit beta — protein sequence MAETIFFNALREAIDEEMAKDPTVLVMGEDVGHYGGSYKVTKDLHKKYGDLRLLDTPIAENSFTGMAIGAAMTGLRPIIEGMNMGFLLLAFNQISNNAGMLRYTSGGNFKIPVVIRGPGGVGSRLGAEHSQRLEAYFQAVPGLKIVTCSTPYNAKGLLKSAIRDDNPVLFFEHVLLYNLKEDLPNEEYYLPLDKAEIVRKGKDVTILTYSRMRHHVMQAMKTLEKEGYDAEVIDLLSLKPLDFETIGESIRKTHRVIIVEECMRTGGIGAELTASINDLFFDELDAPVLRMSSQDIPTPYNGTLEALTIVQPPQIVEAVRNMVPLKV from the coding sequence ATGGCAGAGACAATCTTCTTTAACGCCCTTCGGGAAGCGATCGACGAAGAAATGGCAAAAGACCCGACAGTATTGGTGATGGGAGAAGATGTCGGGCATTATGGCGGCTCCTATAAAGTCACCAAAGATTTGCATAAGAAGTACGGCGATTTGCGATTGTTAGATACCCCGATCGCCGAAAACAGCTTCACGGGTATGGCGATTGGTGCAGCAATGACTGGATTGCGTCCCATTATTGAAGGGATGAATATGGGCTTTTTGCTGCTGGCGTTTAACCAGATTTCAAATAATGCGGGCATGTTGCGCTACACGTCTGGCGGGAATTTCAAAATTCCGGTTGTGATTCGCGGTCCCGGTGGAGTAGGAAGTCGGCTCGGAGCAGAACACTCTCAGCGATTAGAAGCGTATTTCCAAGCGGTTCCAGGTTTGAAAATTGTGACCTGCTCAACGCCTTATAACGCGAAAGGGTTACTCAAATCTGCCATTCGTGACGATAATCCTGTTCTCTTCTTTGAGCATGTTCTTCTGTACAACTTGAAAGAAGATTTGCCCAACGAAGAGTACTACTTGCCGCTCGATAAGGCAGAAATCGTTCGCAAAGGTAAAGATGTGACGATTCTGACCTATTCGCGGATGCGTCACCACGTGATGCAAGCGATGAAAACGCTAGAAAAAGAAGGCTATGACGCAGAAGTGATCGATTTGCTTTCACTGAAGCCGTTAGACTTTGAAACGATCGGTGAATCGATTCGGAAAACTCATCGTGTGATCATCGTTGAAGAATGTATGAGAACGGGCGGAATTGGAGCAGAGTTGACGGCTTCGATTAACGATCTCTTTTTTGATGAGTTAGATGCTCCGGTGTTGCGGATGTCTTCACAAGATATTCCGACTCCTTATAACGGAACTCTAGAAGCATTAACGATCGTGCAACCGCCGCAGATTGTGGAAGCAGTTCGGAATATGGTTCCGCTCAAGGTGTAG